One window of the Arvicanthis niloticus isolate mArvNil1 chromosome 23, mArvNil1.pat.X, whole genome shotgun sequence genome contains the following:
- the Bdkrb2 gene encoding B2 bradykinin receptor isoform X1, producing the protein MPYSWKRPMLLSVHEPMPTTASFGIEMFNVTTQVLGYALNRTLSEDNCLDTEWWSWLNATQAPFLWVLFLLAALENIFVLSVFCLHKNSCTVAEIYLGNLAAADLILACGLPFWAITIAYNFDWVFGEVLCRVVNTMIYMNLYSSICFLVLVSIDRYLALVKTMSMGRMRGVRWAKLYSLVIWGCTLLLSSPMLVFRTMMDYSEEGHNVTACVIVYPSRSWEVFTNMLLNLVGFLLPLSVITFCTVQIMRVLRNNEMKKFKEVQTERKATVLVLAVLGLFVLCWVPFQISTFLDTLLRLGVLSGCWVPVVDVITQISSYVAYSNSCLNPLVYVIVGKRFRKKSREVYRALCQKGGCMGEPIQMENSMGTLRTSISVDRQIHKLQDWAGKKQ; encoded by the exons ATGCCCTATTCTTGGAAGCGACCCATGCTCCTGTCTGTGCATGAGCCCATGCCCACCACGGCCTCCTTTGG CATTGAAATGTTCAATGTCACCACACAAGTCCTCGGATATGCTCTTAACAGGACCCTTTCAGAGGACAACTGCCTAGACACGGAGTGGTGGAGCTGGCTCAATGCCACCCAGGCCCCCTTCCTCTGGGTCCTCTTCCTGCTGGCCGCACTGGAGAACATCTTTGTCCTCAGCGTGTTCTGTCTGCACAAGAACAGTTGCACTGTGGCCGAGATCTACCTGGGCAACCTGGCAGCCGCGGACCTCATCCTGGCCTGCGGATTACCCTTCTGGGCCATCACCATTGCCTATAACTTCGACTGGGTGTTTGGAGAGGTGCTGTGCCGTGTGGTGAACACCATGATCTACATGAACCTCTACAGTAGCATCTGCTTCCTGGTGCTCGTGAGTATCGACCGCTACCTGGCGCTGGTGAAGACCATGTCCATGGGCCGGATGCGTGGGGTTCGCTGGGCCAAACTCTACAGCCTGGTGATCTGGGGCTGTACGCTGCTTCTGAGTTCACCCATGTTGGTGTTCAGGACCATGATGGACTACAGTGAAGAAGGCCACAATGTCACCGCCTGCGTCATCGTCTACCCGTCCCGCTCCTGGGAGGTGTTCACCAACATGCTGCTGAACCTGGTGGGCTTCCTCCTGCCCCTGAGCGTCATCACCTTCTGCACGGTGCAGATCATGCGGGTACTGAGGAACAACGAGATGAAGAAGTTCAAGGAGGTCCAGACGGAGAGGAAGGCCACCGTGCTGGTGCTGGCCGTCCTGGGGCTCTTCGTGCTGTGCTGGGTACCTTTCCAGATCAGCACCTTCCTGGACACGCTGCTGCGTCTCGGCGTGCTGTCGGGATGCTGGGTGCCTGTCGTAGATGTCATCACACAGATCAGTTCCTATGTGGCCTACAGCAACAGCTGCCTCAACCCGCTGGTGTATGTGATCGTGGGCAAGCGCTTCCGGAAGAAGTCCCGAGAGGTGTACCGGGCACTATGCCAGAAGGGAGGCTGCATGGGAGAGCCCATCCAGATGGAGAACTCCATGGGGACTCTGAGGACCTCTATCTCAGTGGACCGGCAGATCCACAAGCTGCAGGATTGGGCAGGGAAGAAACAGTGA
- the Bdkrb2 gene encoding B2 bradykinin receptor isoform X2 has translation MEVAMFWEPGCNLSTCIEMFNVTTQVLGYALNRTLSEDNCLDTEWWSWLNATQAPFLWVLFLLAALENIFVLSVFCLHKNSCTVAEIYLGNLAAADLILACGLPFWAITIAYNFDWVFGEVLCRVVNTMIYMNLYSSICFLVLVSIDRYLALVKTMSMGRMRGVRWAKLYSLVIWGCTLLLSSPMLVFRTMMDYSEEGHNVTACVIVYPSRSWEVFTNMLLNLVGFLLPLSVITFCTVQIMRVLRNNEMKKFKEVQTERKATVLVLAVLGLFVLCWVPFQISTFLDTLLRLGVLSGCWVPVVDVITQISSYVAYSNSCLNPLVYVIVGKRFRKKSREVYRALCQKGGCMGEPIQMENSMGTLRTSISVDRQIHKLQDWAGKKQ, from the exons ATGGAAGTGGCTATGTTCTGGGAGCCAGGTTGCAATCTCTCCACATG CATTGAAATGTTCAATGTCACCACACAAGTCCTCGGATATGCTCTTAACAGGACCCTTTCAGAGGACAACTGCCTAGACACGGAGTGGTGGAGCTGGCTCAATGCCACCCAGGCCCCCTTCCTCTGGGTCCTCTTCCTGCTGGCCGCACTGGAGAACATCTTTGTCCTCAGCGTGTTCTGTCTGCACAAGAACAGTTGCACTGTGGCCGAGATCTACCTGGGCAACCTGGCAGCCGCGGACCTCATCCTGGCCTGCGGATTACCCTTCTGGGCCATCACCATTGCCTATAACTTCGACTGGGTGTTTGGAGAGGTGCTGTGCCGTGTGGTGAACACCATGATCTACATGAACCTCTACAGTAGCATCTGCTTCCTGGTGCTCGTGAGTATCGACCGCTACCTGGCGCTGGTGAAGACCATGTCCATGGGCCGGATGCGTGGGGTTCGCTGGGCCAAACTCTACAGCCTGGTGATCTGGGGCTGTACGCTGCTTCTGAGTTCACCCATGTTGGTGTTCAGGACCATGATGGACTACAGTGAAGAAGGCCACAATGTCACCGCCTGCGTCATCGTCTACCCGTCCCGCTCCTGGGAGGTGTTCACCAACATGCTGCTGAACCTGGTGGGCTTCCTCCTGCCCCTGAGCGTCATCACCTTCTGCACGGTGCAGATCATGCGGGTACTGAGGAACAACGAGATGAAGAAGTTCAAGGAGGTCCAGACGGAGAGGAAGGCCACCGTGCTGGTGCTGGCCGTCCTGGGGCTCTTCGTGCTGTGCTGGGTACCTTTCCAGATCAGCACCTTCCTGGACACGCTGCTGCGTCTCGGCGTGCTGTCGGGATGCTGGGTGCCTGTCGTAGATGTCATCACACAGATCAGTTCCTATGTGGCCTACAGCAACAGCTGCCTCAACCCGCTGGTGTATGTGATCGTGGGCAAGCGCTTCCGGAAGAAGTCCCGAGAGGTGTACCGGGCACTATGCCAGAAGGGAGGCTGCATGGGAGAGCCCATCCAGATGGAGAACTCCATGGGGACTCTGAGGACCTCTATCTCAGTGGACCGGCAGATCCACAAGCTGCAGGATTGGGCAGGGAAGAAACAGTGA